The stretch of DNA GGACGTCACCGCAACCCGGTCACCGGCGACCAGGCCGCGCTCGGCCGCGTCGCGTGGGCTGATCAGCAGGGCGCACTGGCCGCCGTCCGGTTGGGGTAGCGCATTGTGCAGCCACGAGTTCATGCCGCGCCGCTGACGCCGGTTGATCAGCAGCAGATCCGGGGTCGCCCTCGTCATGCTCGCCCGCACCCGCGGTAGATCCGCGACGATCATCTCCGGCATCAGGTCGATTCGCCCGTCCGGCGTGCGCAGCACCTCCGGGACGCGCGGCGCCAGCGGCCCGTAGTCGATGCCGTCCGGGCTGTCCTCCAGCAGTGCGAGAGTCAGCCCGTCCGGGTCGAGACCGAACCGGTCGCCGTAGGGCCCGCTGCGCAGACGCAGATCCAGTAGGCGCTGCGGGCCGCGGCGGTCGGTGACCGCGCGCAGCGCCTGTTCCGTTTCGCAGCCGGCGAGTTTCGCGGCGCGCCGGGCCGCGACGACTGCCACCTCGTCGTCCAGCTCCTCCACCGGACGGTGCGGGGTTCCCTTGGCGATCGCGGCCAGCCGCAACAGGATCTGCCATTCCGCCAGTTCGCCGTCGGCGAGGTCGAGCAGGGGCGGGGTGTACCGCGCGACGTTCCGGATCTGGAAGTGCGCCAGCGTCACGTCGTGGTGGCCTCGGGTCGTCACCGGCGGCGGGGGCAGGATCACGTCGGCGTAGCGGGTGGTCTCGTTGAGGTAGCAGTCCACCGACACCATGAACTCGAGGGCACCGAGCGCCTCCTCGATCGCACCGCTGTTGGGCAGGGACCGGGCCGGATTCCCGGCGAGGGTGATCAATGCCCGGGTGCGGCCCGGTCCGGGGGTGAGGATCTCCTCCGCGAAGCACACCGCGGGCAGCTCCCCCATCGCCTCCGGCAGCCCCCGCACCCGCGAACGCCACCGGTCGAACATCAGCTTCGGCGGTCTGGTCACCGGCCAGGTGTTCTGTCCGCCGGCCGGCGGCAGCGCGAACATCGCGCCCCCGGGCCGGTCGAGATTGCCGGTGACGATGGTGAGCACCTCGACGAGCCAGTTCGCGAGGGTGCCGAACTCCTGCATGCACGTCCCGATTCGCGAATGCGCTACCGCCGCAGGAGCGCCCGCGAACCCGCGGGCCACCGCGCGGATCAGGTCGCTGTCGATCCCACATGCTGCGGCGACGGCTTCGGCGTCGAATTCCGCCGCCATCGCGAGCGCGGCGTCCAGTCCGTCCACCACGTCCGGTAGCCGCTCGGGCCTGGCCAGACCCTCGGTCGCGATCGCCGACAGCACCCCGAGCAGGAACAGGGCGTCGGTGCCGGGCCGGATCGGCACGTGCAGATCCGCGACCTCGGCGGTGCGGGTCCGCACCGGGTCCACCACGACGAGGGTGCCGCCCCGCTCGCGCAGCGCCTGCAACCGGAGGTGCATGCCCGGCGCGGTGACGGTACTGCCGTTGGAGACCATCGGGTTCGAGCCGAGGATCAGCAGGTAGTCGGTGCGGTCGAGATCGGGGACGGTCATGCCCAGGCCGGTGCCGTACAGCAGCATGTGCGCGAGGTTCTTCGGCCAGGTGTCGACACTGGCCGGCGAGTAGATGTTCCGGGTGCCGACCGCGCCGATCAGTTCACCCAGGTAGAACGTCGAATCCAGGTGGTGGGCAGCCGGATTGCCGTGGTACACGGCGCAACTGCCCGGGTCGCCGGTGACGAACTCCGGTAGCCGCCGCTCGATCTCGGCGAACGCCTCGTCCCAGCCGGCCTCCCGGAATCCACCGTCCGCGGTGCGCAGCAGCGGGGTCCGGATCCGGTCGGGGTCGTTCTCGATGCGGCCGAGGCCGAGCCCCTTCGCGCAACTGTGCCCGGCGCTCATCACGTCGTCGGGGTTCGGCGCCACCCGCACGATGGCTCGTCCGTCGAGTTCGACGAGCAGCCCGCACGTCGACTCGCACAGCGGGCAGATCCTGTGCCCGGCAATCGGTTCGGTGGCCGTGGTCATCACACATCCTGTTCGGTTGCGGTGGGCTCGACCGTGACGGGAACCGCGGTCATGGTGGGCATCGCGTTGATCGACTGGACACCGTCACCGGTTCCGGTCAGCGCGTTCACGTTCACTCCGACGTCGTCGCGCGGGTCGACGCCCCCGAAGCAGTGCGTCATCGACACGGTCCCCCGGGCCAGGGTGCCGTCCGCCCGTGCGGTCGCACGCAGGCGTCCGGACGCCGAGCGCACGGTCACCGCCTGACCGTCGGCGATGGCCAGGGCGGCGAGGTCGTCCGGGTGCAGGCTCGCGGGGTTCGTTCCTCCGGGGACGAGACCGGGCACGCGGGTGCCGGTGGAGTTGACGGCCTCGCGGATCCGTCGCACCGTCAGCAGGAACGGGAACTGCGGTGTGACAGGGCTGTCCGTCAGTGCTGCGCGCAGTTCGCCGCGCACGTCGCCGGGCATCAGCACCAGACGGTGCCCGGCACCTTCCTTGCCGGCCGGACCGACGACGGCGCCACTGTCTCCGGCGAGATGCCCGTGCGGGGCGGCGACCAGGTCGGCGAACGGGACGCGCCCCCGCTCGGCCATCATCGCCAGCAACTGCTCCGACGTCGGCGGTGCGGCGGGGTCGAGGATGCGGCCGGCGAACTTGACCGGCTGCCCGGAGGCGGCGGCGAGGTCGAGGAAGAACCGCCAGTCGTCGACGACGCCGGGCGGCGGCGGCACGACAGCGGGAGTGAACTGCGCGAACGGGCGCGGGAAGAACGGCTCCATGATCGCGGTGTGGTCGGCGCGCTCGTACATCGTGGTCGGCGCGATCACGAAGTCGGCGAGCCGGGCGGTGTCCGACATGCGGGGGTCGACGCACACCAGGAGGTCGAGTGATCGCAGCGCGCGCAGTGCCTTCCCGCGGTCGGGCAGCGCCGCGGCCGGATTGCCGCCGGAG from Rhodococcus opacus B4 encodes:
- a CDS encoding molybdopterin-dependent oxidoreductase; translated protein: MTTATEPIAGHRICPLCESTCGLLVELDGRAIVRVAPNPDDVMSAGHSCAKGLGLGRIENDPDRIRTPLLRTADGGFREAGWDEAFAEIERRLPEFVTGDPGSCAVYHGNPAAHHLDSTFYLGELIGAVGTRNIYSPASVDTWPKNLAHMLLYGTGLGMTVPDLDRTDYLLILGSNPMVSNGSTVTAPGMHLRLQALRERGGTLVVVDPVRTRTAEVADLHVPIRPGTDALFLLGVLSAIATEGLARPERLPDVVDGLDAALAMAAEFDAEAVAAACGIDSDLIRAVARGFAGAPAAVAHSRIGTCMQEFGTLANWLVEVLTIVTGNLDRPGGAMFALPPAGGQNTWPVTRPPKLMFDRWRSRVRGLPEAMGELPAVCFAEEILTPGPGRTRALITLAGNPARSLPNSGAIEEALGALEFMVSVDCYLNETTRYADVILPPPPVTTRGHHDVTLAHFQIRNVARYTPPLLDLADGELAEWQILLRLAAIAKGTPHRPVEELDDEVAVVAARRAAKLAGCETEQALRAVTDRRGPQRLLDLRLRSGPYGDRFGLDPDGLTLALLEDSPDGIDYGPLAPRVPEVLRTPDGRIDLMPEMIVADLPRVRASMTRATPDLLLINRRQRRGMNSWLHNALPQPDGGQCALLISPRDAAERGLVAGDRVAVTSKVTTVTAELRIDDTLRPGVVSMPHGWGHDGPGLRTSRSASVPGSNYNALVDDTTDLEALTASPIFNGVPVTVTRTSEEHP